ACGAGGATCCGATGTCCCGACCGCCTACCACCCAGCAGTTCGTCCTCACCGAGCTGCGCAGGGCGATCCTTGCGCGCGAGCTCCTGCCCAACCAACCCATAAGACAGGACAGCGTGGCCCGCGGTCTCGGCGTCAGTCGCGTACCGCTGCGGGAGGCGCTGAAGATCCTCGAGGCCGAGGGACAGGTGGTCTACCGCCCGCACCGCGGTTACACGGTGGCCGAGCTCTCGCTGAGCGACCTGCTGGAGGTCTACCGGCTGCGCGAGCTGCTGGAGTCCGAGGCCGCTGCCGTCGCGGTGGAGCGCTACGGAGCGTCGGAGCTGGAACACGTCGAGCAGGAGCACCGCGCGGTGACCGACGCGGCCGAGCGCGACGACCTGATCGAGATGATCGCGGCCAATCGCAGATTCCACTTCGCCCTGCTGGAGCCTGCCGGGATGCCGCGGTTGATGCGCATGATCCGCACGCTGTGGGACACCACCGACGCCTACCGCGCCGTGTACTACAACTCCGCGGACAACCGCTCCAGGGTGCTCGACGAGCACGAGGCGATCGTGCGGGCCGCGCGTGACCGCGACGGCACCGAACTCGTCAGGTTGTTGCACGCGCACCGGCAGCACGCCGTGGAATCGTTGCGCGAAACGGTCGGCGCCGACCGGAGCGCCGCCGGGCAGGACTCCGGCGGGAGCACCGGGGCGGAGCCCCGAGCGGAGCCGTGAACACGACACCGCTCGGGCGCCGACCCGGTTTCCGCGTGTCATGCCCCTGTGGACAACTCCTGATTTTAGGCGAAATTGGAGTCCTCCGGGCAGTGCACGGCGGAACTCCGCTCAGGAGTAGCTGTAGAAGCCCCTGCCCGACTTCTTGCCGTACAGCCCGGCATCGACCATCCGGCGCAACAGCGGCGGCGCCGCGTGGTTCGGGTCCCTGTACTCGGCGTACATCGAGTCGGCGATGGCGACAACCGTGTCCAGCCCGACCATGTCGGCCAGGGTCAACGGTCCCATCGGGTGGGCACACCCCAGCACCATGCCGTTGTCGATGTCCTTGGCCGAGGCGAAACCGCTCTCGAACATCCTGACGGCCGAGAGCAGGTACGGAACCAGCAGGGCGTTGACCACGAAACCGGCCCGGTCCTGCGCGCGGATCGCCTGCTTGCCCAGCTGCTCGACCGCGAAAGCCGCGGCCCGCTCCACCGTGGTCTCCTCGGTAACCAGCGAGGGAACCAGTTCGACCAGTTTCAGCACCGGGACCGGATTGAAGAAGTGGATACCGAGCACCTTCCCCGGACGGCCGGTGGCCGCGGCCAGCTGCGCGATCGGGATCGAGGAGGTGTTCGAGGCCAGTATCGCCTCCCCGTCGGTGACCACCCGGTCCAGCTCACCGAACACCGAACTTTTGACCTCGGGATTCTCCGCCACCGCCTCGACGACCAGCTGCCGGTCCGCGTGCTCGGCCAGACTCGTGGCGAACCGCAGCCTCCCGAGCGCCGCGTCCCGGTCGGTCTCCTCCAGTTTTCCGTTGCGGACGGCACGGTCCAGCGACTTCCGGATTCGCGAACTCGCCGCCTCCGCGGCCGAATCGTCCACCTCGGAAACCACCACGTCGAGCCCGGCACGGGCGCCCACCTCGGCGATGCCGGCCCCCATCAGGCCGCCGCCCACGACCCCCAGTCGTTGGATCTGCTCCACCACTCGCGTCCCTTCGACTCGAAGAACGGCGGGCAACGAGGACAGCCCCGCTGACCGCCAACTGCCACGGATCCAAAGATTACCGTCCGGTAACCATACTGGTCGCCATTGTGCCCGCGGCAGCAAGACGGGGGAGCGGCAAGGTCCCGTCCGGAACGCCCCGGAGGACGGGGGCCGCCACGATTCCGAGCGGGCGCGCCCGGGGACGAGTGCTCAGGACGGTGTGGAGGAGGGCTCGAACAGATAGTGGGCGAACCACGCCCGCGCGGCCTGGCCCACCTGTTCCAACGCCCCCGCCTCCTCGAACAGGTGCGTCGCCCCGGGAACCCGGTGAACCTCCTGCTCGGCCGGGATCCTCCGGGCGACGTTCTCGTTGAGCTGCAACACCTCGCTGTCCCGCTCACCGACGATCAACAAGGTGGGCGCGTGCACGTCTTCCGGCCGCTCCGGCGCGAGATCGGGACGGCCACCGCGCGAGACCACCGCCCGGGCCGCCCGCGGACGACGCGCGACGGCCCCGAGCGCGGCGGCGGCCCCGGTGCTCGCACCGAACAGCCCCACCCTGCGCGTGTTCAGATCGGCACGTTCGGACACCCAGTCGAGCACCCCCAGCACGCGATTGGTCAGCAGCTCGATGTCGAAGCGTAGCCTGCCCGTCCGCTCGTCCGAGGTGTGCTCGGTCGGAGTGAGCAGATCCATCAGGAGCGT
This genomic stretch from Actinopolyspora halophila DSM 43834 harbors:
- a CDS encoding dienelactone hydrolase family protein codes for the protein MGAERGNHEAGAAEGEVLLPASGNASGERLGGDLAGLDNRDGLVVFVHGSGSSRHSPRNRAVATGLNRAGFATLLMDLLTPTEHTSDERTGRLRFDIELLTNRVLGVLDWVSERADLNTRRVGLFGASTGAAAALGAVARRPRAARAVVSRGGRPDLAPERPEDVHAPTLLIVGERDSEVLQLNENVARRIPAEQEVHRVPGATHLFEEAGALEQVGQAARAWFAHYLFEPSSTPS
- a CDS encoding GntR family transcriptional regulator, whose translation is MSRPPTTQQFVLTELRRAILARELLPNQPIRQDSVARGLGVSRVPLREALKILEAEGQVVYRPHRGYTVAELSLSDLLEVYRLRELLESEAAAVAVERYGASELEHVEQEHRAVTDAAERDDLIEMIAANRRFHFALLEPAGMPRLMRMIRTLWDTTDAYRAVYYNSADNRSRVLDEHEAIVRAARDRDGTELVRLLHAHRQHAVESLRETVGADRSAAGQDSGGSTGAEPRAEP
- a CDS encoding 3-hydroxybutyryl-CoA dehydrogenase → MEQIQRLGVVGGGLMGAGIAEVGARAGLDVVVSEVDDSAAEAASSRIRKSLDRAVRNGKLEETDRDAALGRLRFATSLAEHADRQLVVEAVAENPEVKSSVFGELDRVVTDGEAILASNTSSIPIAQLAAATGRPGKVLGIHFFNPVPVLKLVELVPSLVTEETTVERAAAFAVEQLGKQAIRAQDRAGFVVNALLVPYLLSAVRMFESGFASAKDIDNGMVLGCAHPMGPLTLADMVGLDTVVAIADSMYAEYRDPNHAAPPLLRRMVDAGLYGKKSGRGFYSYS